In one window of Actinomycetes bacterium DNA:
- a CDS encoding ATP-binding protein: MRRRALGVAAAGLAVAVAAESVTYLPEEPGLVAADATVGFAFIGLGVVAWRRRPSSRSGLLMAATGVAWFAGSFADAALFLHRGPLVHLLVGYPRGRLRSRLEQVVVAAAYVDAAVYPLARQDIATIVLSLAVVATALVGYLRSSGPERRARAAALVATSAVALALGFGAVGRLADVGTDATGLWAYQGVLVLVAVGLFADLLWGRWTQAAITGLVVDLGEPDEAGTLRAKLARAVGDPSLVVAYRLPDADGYVDEAGRPVALPAAGANRVVTYLQESGQQIGALVHDAAVLDDPDLVSAVAAAAGVAVANARLQAEVRARVREVEASRRRIVEAGDTERRRLERELHEGAQRRLAHVTELLADRGPPVAGLQRELETARAALTEFARGVHPKTLTEAGLAVALAELSERCPVPVQVGVPEERLAPTVEAAVYFICSEALTNVAKYAQASQATIRVGNRTGLLVVEVEDDGVGGADPARGSGLRGLADRVEALQGRLRIESPRGRGTHLVAEIPLSQPDATA, from the coding sequence ATGCGCCGGCGCGCGCTTGGCGTCGCGGCGGCTGGCCTTGCCGTCGCGGTGGCTGCCGAATCGGTGACCTACCTGCCCGAGGAGCCCGGGCTGGTGGCCGCCGACGCCACCGTCGGCTTTGCCTTCATCGGCCTCGGCGTGGTCGCTTGGCGGCGGCGGCCATCGAGCCGGTCCGGTCTGCTCATGGCCGCGACCGGCGTCGCCTGGTTCGCCGGCAGCTTCGCCGACGCCGCGTTGTTCCTGCACCGGGGGCCGCTGGTCCACCTGCTGGTTGGCTATCCGCGAGGCCGGCTGCGGTCCCGCCTGGAACAGGTGGTCGTTGCGGCGGCGTATGTGGATGCCGCGGTGTATCCGCTTGCCCGCCAGGACATCGCGACGATCGTGCTCTCGCTTGCGGTGGTGGCCACGGCGCTGGTCGGCTACCTACGCTCCAGCGGCCCCGAGCGGCGGGCTCGAGCGGCGGCGCTCGTGGCAACCTCGGCGGTCGCGCTCGCCCTGGGGTTCGGCGCCGTCGGACGCCTGGCGGACGTCGGCACCGACGCGACCGGGCTGTGGGCGTACCAGGGCGTGCTGGTGTTGGTGGCTGTCGGGCTGTTCGCCGATCTGCTGTGGGGGCGCTGGACACAGGCCGCCATCACCGGCCTGGTGGTCGACCTCGGCGAACCCGATGAGGCGGGAACGCTGCGGGCCAAGCTTGCCCGTGCCGTTGGGGATCCGTCGCTGGTGGTCGCCTACCGGCTCCCTGACGCTGATGGCTACGTGGACGAGGCCGGCCGTCCGGTGGCGCTGCCTGCCGCCGGGGCGAACAGGGTGGTCACCTACCTGCAGGAGAGTGGCCAGCAGATCGGCGCCCTTGTCCACGACGCCGCCGTGCTCGACGACCCGGACCTGGTCAGCGCGGTGGCTGCCGCCGCGGGGGTCGCGGTGGCCAACGCCCGGCTGCAGGCGGAGGTTCGGGCCAGGGTGCGCGAGGTCGAGGCGTCCAGGCGGCGGATCGTAGAGGCCGGCGACACCGAACGACGCCGCCTGGAGCGCGAGCTCCACGAGGGCGCCCAGCGGCGGCTCGCCCACGTCACCGAGCTGCTTGCCGACCGAGGACCGCCGGTTGCAGGCCTCCAGCGGGAGCTGGAGACCGCCCGTGCCGCCCTGACCGAGTTCGCCCGTGGCGTGCACCCCAAAACGCTGACCGAGGCGGGACTGGCGGTGGCGCTCGCCGAGCTGAGCGAACGCTGCCCTGTGCCGGTCCAGGTGGGCGTCCCGGAGGAGCGGCTCGCGCCAACGGTGGAGGCGGCCGTCTACTTCATCTGCTCGGAGGCGCTGACCAACGTCGCCAAGTACGCCCAGGCATCACAGGCCACGATCCGGGTCGGGAACCGGACAGGCCTATTGGTCGTGGAGGTCGAGGACGACGGTGTCGGAGGCGCCGACCCGGCGCGCGGCTCGGGCCTACGTGGCCTGGCCGATCGGGTCGAGGCGTTGCAGGGGCGGCTGCGCATCGAGAGCCCGCGGGGTAGAGGGACCCATCTCGTTGCCGAGATCCCCCTCAGCCAACCCGACGCCACGGCTTGA